One Argentina anserina chromosome 6, drPotAnse1.1, whole genome shotgun sequence genomic window, GGCAGAAGTTGCAGTGGTAGCAAGGCTGGCTGGGTCAGGgatgcggggctgcgggggtagcagcgggggggggggggctgcaacaacggcgagcaggggctgcgccgacgaggagatgtcggaggccggagacgacgacggccggcggtggagaagagaaaaaatttctagggctctaaaagttcagggttttagggcaacgtgctgataacgtgtttcaggatgaaataattgtgtattattgaatgatatgggggcctatatataggcattacaaaactacaatcccataggattcggagtcctaatctattacggagatgctaatctatctcctaacatgaaatctattaggctaagacacacacaagggtagaatagtaattctcccggaacaatatatatattttaagggaattattggatttttataaaaatgaaatcaatGCTAGAATAACCATTACATACCCCTCCGCTATCATTTACAAATAGACAAGAAGTTATGAGAGACACTCATGACGGTACATAACATATGTATACTCATTAAACATGCAGCTCAACTTATTCAAGCATGTCTATTCTACACTAACATAGCATAGAGATAAGCAtgcaaataaaacctaaaaggaCGGAATGAGCCTGAAACTGAGCTTAGACCCAAGCCCAAAGGCCTAGTCCAAACCCACCCAAAAGCCCAAATCTGACTAATAATGAAACCAAAAAGCCCAAATCTAACTAATAAGGACACCCAAAAGATTGGACACTCAGCTGTCAAGACCACCACCGTTGCCGCCATATCcggaggccggcctctccaccTCACTAGCACCATCTCACAATTCAATCTCAACGAACCTTTGATCGTGAAACCCAATTAAATCAGATTCCCTAGATCCAAACAATGAATATTTGATCCTACTTTAGTCTCTGACTCTCTGGTGTGAACAAGGCAACGAGACAGAAAGTATCCAGTTAAGTCTGGATTTACTCTTTCTCGTTCCCTCGCTACTGCTTCAATGACTATTTGACCATCTTCTTCTCATTCCATTTCTCTCAAAGTGTGAAAATGGATTTGAGCTGTGTCTACATTGCCAAAGATTAAAATGTTTCTTTGGAAAGCAGTTCCTAATTTTCTTCCCGCCAAAGAAAGATTGTTTTATCGTCACCTTTCATCTCATTCAGTTTGTCCTCTATTCTCGGATTTTCCTGAAACGGTGGaacatatgtttttttttttgtgagtgGACTCGTGGCTTGGTTTGCTTATCATTTTAACTATAACATCTCTCCAGCTCGGTTTACTACCTTACACAGGTAGATAGAGTTGCTTATTTCTTCTCCAGTGTGTGATCATAAAGATTTTGGGTTTTTCTCAACTCATATTTCTTTCATGTTATGACATATTTGGAAGCAAAGGTGTTCTGCGGTTTATTCTCATGCTCAAGTTAATCCAGTGTCTGTTGTCATGAGAGCCTTTTCTGCTGCCAATGAATTTTTATCATATGTGGATAGGCTTCaagtctcttcttcttcttactgTTCTTCTTCACTGATTATTTGGTTTTGGGCTCCACCTTCTTCTCCAAACTTAAATATCAACATTGATGCTACTTGGTCTTCATCCTCTCTGTGGAGCAGTCAGGCATCCATTGCTCGGGATTCTTTTGGTCATTTACAAGGTGGTTTAATTGGTTCCAGACTTGCTTCCTCTGTTGAAGGTGCGGAGGCTCAAGCTATCATTCTTGGCCTACAACTTGCTAAGAATCtacaagtttcttttcctttgaTTGAGGCTGATTGTCTTTCTTTGATTTCAACCTTGCAATCCCCAAAGATTTTATGTGCTTGGTCTGTTCATCCTTGGATTGTTCAGATTGAAAGTATGTTAAAGTCTTTTTTTCTATCAACTGGTCTTGGATCAGTAGGGAAGCTAATCAAGCAACAGATCATGTTGCTTTTCTAGTTCTAAGTCGGAGTGTCCGTTAGATTGGTTACAAAATCCTCTGACTTCTCTTCTTCATATCCTAGCTTCTGATGTTGTAGGTGCTCCTCCATGAGAGCTTGTTTCATGGTTGCAGTTTGTGTAGTGTTTTAATATAATGTTTGTTtgccaaaaaagaagaagaagtaacATACGAGCATAGTGACAGATCCACCATCAATTCACTATACCATTCTTTGCGTACCATAACcctcaattttaagtcacTTCAACGTACATAACTTAACCTTTACACGTGAGGGTGGCCATCTGGTTATCAATATATGATGACTCCAAAGTTCTAATTTAGCGGTCGTGCTAGTATATGGTGACAAAAGGTAGAGACTAGAGGATGCGAAATGTTAGTATTTCTCCCTTGTGCGCGTCTACTTTTAATTGGAACAGCCAGGGCTGCTTGGACTGGTTTTTTGTGCGGAAAATAAGCAGAACAAATTAATCTTTATAAGTCCTATTATTCCTATACGATAACAATTGAAATAATAGATATGAAGTTTAAATTTAAGTAAAAAGAAAGATAGAAGTTCAATTGATTCGCTATCATTCAAAATGACAAGATTTGTCCATTCAAGCTAGCTTTAACCTTCACTGCATACTACCTTCAGATTAATCATGTTCTTAGGCACACGTTCATCGTTTGTTTTCCAACAATCCAACATCATTTAAGTAAATAAGCGGAAAAAAAACCATACAACTTCAATCTTGCCACAAACAAATAAAAGTTTTCAGTAATTAACTATGGGCCTATGGCAACATAACCCTTAAGTCTGTAATAACCCATCGCTCGATCCACCGGCTGGCCTGACGTGAAAATTGGCCGGACCCAGATCCTATAGTAGGAGATATGGAGCGGGAGCTGGATAGACATCAGCCCTTGCATAGTGCTCTTTGAAAGACCGAATAATATGTGGTTCATCGTCGGCTAGCCGATAATTAAGAGGGCTTGGCGACAAGGGCCGTTGGTTGTCGTCAGGTCAGTAAAAGCAGGATTAACATTTCTGGCATCATTAGGCTTTTGAACGTGACGCTTACGAGAATTCCGGGGCCGGTGAAGGTTAGAATGACCGGCCAAGGATTGCGAGCTTGGGAAGGTCCTCGAACAAATTGTGCAGATGTATTGGCGTCCTTCATCACGCCTGTTGCTGCTTAAACTTTCTACATAACCCGAATTTGATTTGCTGAACATTTTTGGCGATTGATTAGAAGATAGATAATTGAAAGCAAGGAGAGATTTAGTGAAAGATAGGAATGAATCGACGAATCAACTTCGAGCAAACAAAGGGGACTAGAAAAGGGGTATGTAAAGGAAGTTGGTAGGTGAACTCGATCGGAGGTTTTAaaaagggtaaattcctcctatggtacctgatgtttggctacttggacaatttagtatctgatgtatgaaaacggacaatttggtacctaaagttctcaaatttaggccattttggtacttatgtcaattttgaccacaTTTTCAgagttatttccgtcatcttatctatactttacttcattttttcataatacctccaaattgcctctaaattattactaaaaatttgataactcatccacttagtatctgtgatgatttacgtatataagctttcataatgtagttatcaatctaaattaattttaattataagtaatttaaaatatatattttaataaaaaattataattgcataaaggcaatttatttcttttgcagaaaataattaaaatacaataaatatattaagaaaaaaaaattattctcgatatatgcgaagtagatgctaagtggagtaaataaatcaatttaattatctccaaagagagACAATTATAGgaataaatgaagaaaaatgtgaatttaatgagtttagggctagaaatgacgaaaataaccttaaaaatatgatcaaaattgatagaggtactaaaatggcttacaaatgagaacttcatgtactaaattgtccaagtagccatatTTTAGGTACTATAGAAGAACTAACCCTTTTAAAAAACTGATGTCAATTCAATTTTGAAGAGAGAGGTACGGTAGATCTTTAGATAGAAAATAATCTCCTGGTGTAAGAATGAGGATGAGGGTGAGGGTGAGGACTGAGGAGAGTACTAAGTGAGTTAAAGAgatttagggttagggtttgaaGCAATGTGAGGAGAAATGGACTGGTTCTGTGACTTAAAGGTGCTTTGTCTGGTAGGAACTGTGCATACTGCTTAGTTAGCTATCTACGTGTACTGTGTAGCAATTATTCTATTGACAAAATCTATGAAACAAAATGGTACGTTAAATTGGTGTTTTCAGCTTTGTCCAAAAAaaactttcttcttcttctgtcgaaaaattttgaaaaaaaagtaaactaTTCTTCATCTTACTATTAGTTAGAAGAAAGCTTTTTTCACCTTTGATAATCTAAAACTTTTAATTAATTGAAGAGGTTATATATCATGCAGTAAATTGTTAAATATTTCTCAAAATCATGTATTATGAAATAATGCTAGTTTAGTTATTCGAATTCTTATCTCTCGATCATGCTTGCACATCTAGTCTAAAGTCAAACGAGCAATTACATTTAAAAGATATATATGCGTTTCAGTAATCAACTTTTTAATTAGAATTTTACGTACGTAAGGTACACATTTTCGGTCAGAATACACTGATTTGAAACCACCTAATATATTTTGTGACACTGCCATGTCGTATAGCAGTCGAAAGAGCCAAATCAATCAttgtaaaaaattattatatgtaccgGGTACATAATTTACGTAGTGTATCTatttaatgttattgatttattttttactgtgtttatttctgattagttactcatatttaaataatattttttttatactgCGTGCATATTTATTACACCATGAAGTAATATAATTAACTAAGTACACCACATATTAGTGTCACGTGGTGTTCCaggtacacaaaataattactctaATCATTGAAATGATCCCATGTTTCTACACGAGATATACGCACAACAAAAATCTTAGATTATCCAATCAGAAGATCCAGTTGTATAATGTCGGTGGAATTAAATTTACATTAGCACTAGTACGTGCATTGTAATGCTACGTACGTACTTTATTAAATGTGTGAGTACCACAAAATAAATGCTCCGTACACTCTTTTCTTCGTTAAATTTTGTAGAATGAGACAAAATATAGTATTTGTTACCAAagataaattaaataaattaccaaaaaaggATGGAGGAGTGTGGTTAACGAGGGCAGATTTCAGTTCTCAATAAAATTGGCAGGGTGCAAATCACTAGCTAGCTCATGAATGCTGATGGAGGGCAAAAGAAATCTCTATATGACAGTGCATATGTATTCTTGTAATAAAGTGATAACATACAAGAAATATGATTTAATTACAATAATGTATACTATACAATTTTACAGCTTTCCTATTAAAACCTAAATCCTAGCAGCTAGGAACTTGTTACATGGTCCAATTTCATtccataattattttttcaaaaaattccCATTTATTAAGTGTACTTACGACTAATTTATCGATATGAATAATGCAATTTAAGTGTGGAGACTAATTCATAATTTGTAGATATGCATCAATAATCTTTAATGAATATGGTGGTGCTATTAACACACCCCCTTTTACTATTAACACACAATTTCTCacatgatttaaaaaaaatgatgtcATGCACTACCATTTCATTTGGAAGGGGTGTGTTAATAACATAAAAATGTGTATAATGAATATATTTGTTCCATCATATTATTCAACAAGTTTATATGATGATTTCAGTAAAAAGTTAGAAGATCGATAAAAATTATCTTATTCTTTTTTTAGGCAAAACATACCAATGTTGGTGCGAAACTTGCTATTACTGAAAATAAATTCCCTTAAAAGGAGCGTAATCGACATCGACAACGATCCGAAACATATGACCCAAAAGATCAGctatcatattcatatttctaaaaatttaattgaaagaaaaaattgtggGAAATTTATACACGTCATAATATATGAAATCAAGAAGCCTAGACGACCAAGCAGGTGTCACCTGCCATCTCAAAACCACATTCCAAACCTTTAAGACGAGAAAAAACTCACGTACGGCGAAGTTGTGTATAAACAACCTGCTGAACCTGAAAGACCTCTGAATTTAAGTTCTGAAGCACACCTATCCTCACGAATCTTTTTCTTACATCAAATAACATTAAAATTATTGGTTAGTTACCATTGGGGTGCATATATGTTACTGAAGCGATCTACCCCATTAACCAGCCGGAGGTATTCAAGTACGAAGAGCAGAAGAATATCCATTATCTGATCCCCTTGCCGTGGTTAATAGCACAACTATCCGGTGAAAATGCGCTCATAAAATATCGTTTCAGTTATTTTAGCATCACTAATCTCGCCATTTTTCAGATTGCAGCTAcacatttttatcatttttctaAGAATCATTACCAAAGTTTACCAGTCGGATCATGTGGTCTTCTAGTTGTATACGAATTGATCCCATACTTACCTGGCAAAATATGGTAAGTTTCCGTTGGTTGGTAGCAATACTTTACCAAAGTTTACAAGTGCAATTACGCAGACAGGCAGGGAAATGGTAGCAATACTGAAGCCAACAGGTAGGAGCATCTGTATGATTATGAATTGGCATTCCAATCCAGCATGTGACTAGAATCGAAGGAGTAAATTCCTTTATCAGCTTTTAGCATCTACCACATATGAGAAGGGGCCTTCATACAGGAATCATCCCACACAAACGCAGTAAAATCCGAATTCTAACAAGTGCCTTGAAGCGCTCGCGTGTGTGATTAATGACATAGCACCAGAACAAGACATCTTGCTTATGCTATCATCATTAGCAATGACCGAAACCAGACACTACTGAAACAATCgaaggaaacaaaaactcTACAGACCATCAACCTTGTAAGCTTTGAAGTATTGATAAACCACCTGGTCGATCATCTGATACTCATAACACTGAATAATACATTTCGATGCGAGtatataacaaaataataatacaCAACATGCTAATAGActcaaacaacaacaataccaACATTCATATACAGCTAACCAGCATAAGGAACTAAAGGTCCAGAATAGAAAGAGCTCAGACAAGTCCATAGAAGGAAACTTAGTAAAATAATTTGATCCTTCGTAATAATCTGATCCAAGAACCATTTTCTTAAAATGAGATTTCAGAAGCCAACCGACCATGCTCCGCTATCCGAACACACAAAAACTTCTTCACGAAAAATTTGATTTCACCAACACATTTAACAAAGTAAGGTAACCAATCATATCTTTAGTCTAGCAAAAGCATTACCACATCAACAAAGTCCCAATCACTGTAGCAGGCAGCACATTATGCATCTTTAAATAATGTTCACATCTTAACTAAACTTGCAAAATTCAGCAAACTGAACTTCTCACATATAGCAGGCTATTGACTAACAAAGTCCCATATCGAAAATCGTCGcttgaaaatcaaaacaacaaagctAAAAAGTCAGAGCAAACCAGCTTCCCATTGGATCCATCATCAATTGGTCTTCGGGTCGGGCATGGGGAACAACCCGGCACTGGCGCCTCGGGGCGGCGAGAAGCCCAAGAACTTCTGCAAATTGGTCCGAATACTAATCGAGCACAGAAAGTACAAAAACGCCATCGAACAATCCGTCGCGTCGTCCCCCTGCAGGCCTCTGTGGCTCATCTTCATCACCAGCCCGAAGGGCTTAAAGGGTAATTTCGCCACGGCCTTCCCTTCAAACAGCGAGTTGAGAAGGCCGAAGACGACGAAGAGAACGAGGGCTACGACGGCGCCGGACTTGAACTTGAAGAGGGAGAGGTCGCGGCTGGACTCCTTGAGGCTGGTCTCGACGCGATCGATCTTCTTGGTTTTGGACTTTTTGGTGATTTTGGCGGTGGATTCGGTCTTCATGGTCTCGAGCTTCTTGGCGGCTTTGTCGATGGATGAGCGGAGGGACTTGTAGGAGTTGGTGCGGTAGATGAGGACCCATGAGATGGCCTCGCAGATTACGGCGGTGCAGATTGAGATTCCGACGACTGTGAGACTGTCCGAGTATTTGAAGCTGGAGAGGAAAGAGGGGGTCGCCATTGAACTTGATCTGATTTGTTGCTGCCAGATTCGTTATTTCCTTTGGTTTTTGTCTGTGTGATGTGCTTTTTTAGTACGGgccttgatatatatatatatatatatatatatatatggattttATAAGGGTATAAGTGAAATTTTGTTCATAATCAATAAGAGATACTAGTTTagaaaatttcataattataatttagagTTCTGGGGGAATGAGATCACGAGGGGCTCAGTGGTATTCTCACCACTCGCTAAATTATAAAGGGAATTAGCGATTGAAGTTTCTATTAAAATTGAGGAACCAAGAGTGACTAGAATCTTTTGTTTGGTAGAGGAGGATTTTGAACCATACATCCATATATTCATGATAGGTGAATGCAAAAATTTTATGAGGGGTAAAAGGGGTTTCTCCCCAGAGATAATGGAATAATACGAATAATATAGAGGGAATGATATAATATTTTGTTCGAATCATTTAGATCATAAATTGGCTTAATAGAGATTGACTGAGAACTGTatagaatttttttataaaatgtTAAGGGTTTACCAAAAGGATAATGAGTATTTGGGCCAAAAAAGGCTTTTGCTAAGGATGCAGGTGATTTTAGATGACTCAAAGACGATTCAAGAAAAAAGTAGAAATCAACTGCCCTTTGTTGATAAGGAGATGACTTCTTATTGTTGACAAATACTGGGGGCTTAATGGAGGAATCAGTCTTGAAAAGAGTCATATGAACTCACTAGTGCTGACTGGTAATTTGATTTGGTAGGACTGAGGGCAGTACCCAATGGACTGTATTTGTTGTTAATTGGTAGGAGGGAATGACCTGCATGAGGGACTAGACTGCAGGATGATTCAGGGGCTTCTGTTTTGGTCGGGGAAGGTGTTTCAAGGTTGACTATTTCTTTCCTGGTATTTCTTCGGGAGTTGGACGGGTTGGACCACATGATGGagaaccctgtaaaaattctCTAGTTAAAAATCTGGGATGTGATTGGCACTGCCTTTGATGAATGCAATTTTAAAATACAATGTTTTGGACATCTTTTTGCAAAACATTTTTTGCGCTTTTGCAATCAATTATgactaaaaaaaatttgatttagTAAATCAACTTGAAATTTACTAATACATAAAACAATAGACAAAAATTCTTTCTTGATGGTGTTGTAATTTGACTGGGCTGGATTCCAAACTCCAGAATTGAAACGAACAATTTGTTCAGGATGACTGGGAGAAATATGTTGTTTTAAAATACCTCCATATCCTACTTCTGAAGCATATGTTTCAACTATTTTAAAAGCATTAGGGAGTGGGATTCCAAGACATGGTAATGTTTTTATGTGAGTCTTGATTTCTTTAACAAAAAAGAGGTGTGGGCAGTAGTCCAAGGAGGATATATTCTTTTGTAACCTATCAAATAAAGGTTTACATTTCTTTCTCAAGTTTTGATAAAAAATTTGCTACATAATTTAATGATCCTAGAAATCTTTGTAATTGATTTTTGTCCAATATTTCATCTGGGAATTTATCTACTAATTGAATAACTCTGCTTATGGGATTAATTTGGAGATGATGGATATTGAAGCCTAACAATCTTATATTTGTTGgaataatttgatttttgaagCAGAAACAATTAGGCCATTGTTTTTATAATGGTAAAGAACTGGTGTAGGTGTTTCCAATGTTGATCAATTGTttgggagaaaatgagaacATCATCAATATAAACAATGAAAAATGACTATAAGGATTAAATATATCATTAATTATGTTTTGGAATTCACTTGGAGTGTTTTTAAGACTAAATGACATTACATTCCATTCATAATGACTGAACGGAGGTATCTAAAGAGGTAATGAAACATTTGTCGGGATTTTCGAACTTTTCGTAATGCTGGTTTTGTTGGTTATTGTTGTCACATTGGTGATAAtgttgtgttgttttttgGACAAGCTCATACGCCGTATGAGCGTCCAACACTGACTAAAGGCTATTTATTCCCATTGGATAAGAAGTCGGCTCGCTTGCTGGTAAGTTTTCATGTGATGAGACTTGTTTAGCTGAAATCGAACTTGAATGTGTGAGTTCTATAGTATATGTGAGTAGGAAATGATGAAGTACATTGTTGTAGGATCCACGTTGATATGGAACAAGAAGTTTTCTGACCACAACCCTTCCTTGAATGCAGCCAAGGCGAGTGTTTTGTTCAGGTTTCCGCATTTGGATGCTATTGTCTACCATCGCATGTCAAAGGCGCCCAACTTTTCCCTACTTTCTTGCTTTACTTGGAATAGACCGTCAGTTGTGTGTCTGGCCCCGACCATGAGGATGAACCGATTGAGGAATGTCGTTGTCAACTGCGCGAAAGAATCCATGGAGTTCGTCGGCTGTTTGAAGAACTAGTTCATAGCATCCCCGTCTAGTGTCTCGTTAAACAGGTGGCAGAGTGTGGCGTCGTCGAATTCTCTGCTGGCAGTAACTTTTTTGAAGTTATCTATGTGCCGGAATAGGTCGCCTTCGCCTGTGTATGGTGTAATTTTCGGACTTTTGGATTGCGAATGGCATACGGTATTCATTATTTGCGTGGTGAAGAGGCCTGGCCTGGCGGCGAACGATGGTTGGTACCGTGGGTTAGCGTCCCACTGCTTTATTGCGTTTCGCCGCTGCAATATCAGAGCTAGTGTGGGATCCGTGCTATGGTCAGTTGTATGGGGTCTAGAGCGGGAGGTGACGCTCGTGCTTCCCTCTTCACGGTTGTGAATACACCGTGGTGATGGTGGCCGCTTCTTGGCGAGTTCGGAAGGAGTCAAGCTGATGCTCAAGTTAACTTGTTCCCATCCTTTCGTTTGCGCACTGCCTTCGCATTGCGATTTGCCCGCTCAAGCTGCGCTCGCATCCTGTCCAACTCGGCTTGCAAAGTCGTGGCCTTCTCGTGTTCAAGTGCCAATCGGCTAGGTCTTTGGCCATGTTTTCCATTCTTGCGGCAATCGCCGGATCAGTTGCGCTAGTACTTGAGACCGTTCCTGGTGTAGGGGTGAGGATGATAGGGTCATTGGCGAAAGGTAGGGGATGGTTGAGGCTGAGGTCTGTTACGTCTTCTACATGACCGTCTACCGGAATGGGGGGGGGGAAAGGATTGAGAGTGCTCATGTCGAAGTGTAGTTGCTTCGCTAAGTGTTGCATGTGCTTTTACGGAAACGTTTTGTCGCGtttcccacagacggcgccaatTTAACGTAGTAAATTATATTGATGTGATACGCTGTATTCCTTGATGATGTAGTACGCCGTGCTCCTTGTTTGTTTCCTGTCACAAGTAGCACGAGCTGTCAAAGTAAAGACCACGGTGGCGTGGCCTTCAACTCTCCGACGCTCAAGTTAGGCTGatggtaatttatgcagagtaacagtGAAGGGTGTAATGTACTTCCCTTATGAGGTCAGGgatttgaccttttattgttgagtcgAGGTAGATCATTTACTCCTTTTCCGGTGTGGGACAAGGTCCAATTAAGGTGTTTTTTTGTCTTCTTTGGGATGCGCGTGACAGCGCGTCCATAGTTGATTTGGGCCGCGGGGCGACCCAATGTACAGCCAGTGCGACTGGCTCTCCGCTGGTATTGCGAGGCTGGGCTATATGTTAGCCTTAGCGCGCTGATAGTTATGCTGATTATGGCAgacataagcctatgccaacaagaCCCCCCAAGTTCCCAGTTCAGGGAGGCAATTTTTTGACTGGGGAGTTAATAATTAAGCATTTCACCATAATCAGCGGTGGGTCTTACGGACTCCCCCGAAGTCCCCCAATCCCTGGTTAAGGAATGTTGAGTTGTTGATGATGTAATGGACTGTGTCGAGCCTCTTTGGGTGTTGGTTGGTTTTGCAGCGTAGTAAACCTTTATGCGCAGGACGTCTTTGGTCGTtatctttgagcgtaatgcgtccgtcatagcataGTAAATCTTTTATGCATTGGATGCCTTTGATCGCAATCTTTGAGTGTAGtgtgtccgtcatagcgtagtgaatctttacgcgtaggacgtctgatcgctatctttgagcgtaatgcgtccgtcatagcgtagtaaatctttacgcgtaggacgtctttgatcGCTATCTTTGGCGTTGTATCGTGGGCTGAGAGCAGCGCGATTTGCGCTGTGGTCAGAATGTGTCGTGCATGCATTGGGCGGACGTGCCGTGGACGGTTCAATTTCGTGGGAGGTGACGTTATCCGAGGAGGCAGTTATTGCATGCAGTTAATGCGTGTGTGATCGAAGTGTTGTCTCGGTAACTCATGCCACGTGCTGGGATCTGGGGCGATGTCTTTTGGGTCGACGGCTAAGATGTGAGTAACGGTTTTCTGTATCCGACGATTAAGGAGCGTTTTTGAGAAATCAACGGGCGAGATGTGGTATGATTTTACTATAAAAGGGTGAAAGGGATAGGAGGGCTGTCATTATCGACAGTTCCAAACTTTTGAATTCTGAAAACTCTCTCGTTCCCTCCTTTGCTCTCTCTCCTATTCTTCAAGCTCGGACGAAAGCTTACCAGGATCTTTGTGCGAATTGGCTTTTGAGGTATGTTTTGATCGGAATCTCCTATATGCGTTTTGTGCTTTTGGTTGTTTGCTGGTGACTTTGTGGTTATAGGGTAAGGCattggttttgggtttgggttATTTCCATCGAATTTGGTAGGTTTTGGGTCTGTTATATCTTTGGATGAGTGTTTTCCGGCTAGGTGGGGTATTTGTGAGGGCAGTTATTGATGAGTTTTGGCCGGTAGTTGggttttatgttcttcgtgttcttcacGTTCTTCATGCTCTTTCTTGCGAGGTTCGTAGGCTAGATCCAATTAACTTTCTGACTTCTAGTTTTAGGTTGTTCGTCTTTGACTTCGGTGTTGCTTGCTGCGGCGTAATGCCTAGGATAAATATACTAAACGATAGCGATTCCGTGCCTGCAGAGGGAAGTTGGTTCGCGTC contains:
- the LOC126799332 gene encoding uncharacterized protein LOC126799332, giving the protein MATPSFLSSFKYSDSLTVVGISICTAVICEAISWVLIYRTNSYKSLRSSIDKAAKKLETMKTESTAKITKKSKTKKIDRVETSLKESSRDLSLFKFKSGAVVALVLFVVFGLLNSLFEGKAVAKLPFKPFGLVMKMSHRGLQGDDATDCSMAFLYFLCSISIRTNLQKFLGFSPPRGASAGLFPMPDPKTN